The Streptomyces aurantiacus genome includes a region encoding these proteins:
- a CDS encoding long-chain fatty acid--CoA ligase encodes MLSTMQDVPLLISRILTHGSTIHGSSQVITWTGESEPHRRSFAEIGARAAQLAHALRDDLGVRDDDRVATLMWNNAEHVEAYYAIPAMGAILHTLNLRLPPEQLVWIVNHAADRVVVANGSLLPLLAPLLPHLKSVEHVVVSGPGDRSLLDGATVQVHEYDDLIAGKPDSYDWPELDERQAAAMCYTSGTTGDPKGVIYSHRSIYLHSMQVNMTQSMGLTDGDTSLVVVPQFHVNAWGLPHAMFMTGVNVLMPDRFLQPAPLAEMIESERPTHAAAVPTIWQGLLAELKAKPRDVSSLTQVTIGGSACPPALMTAFDELGMRVCHAWGMTETSPLGTIARPPAHVEVGSDEEFAYRLTQGRFPAGVEARLTGPGGERLPWDGESAGELEVRGPWIAGAYYGGQGAEVLRPADKFSEDGWLKTGDVGTISADGFLTLTDRAKDVIKSGGEWISSVDLENALMAHPDVAEAAVVAVPDDKWGERPLATVVLKEGASADFNDLRSFLAGEGKIAKWQLPERWTIIETVPKTSVGKFDKKVLRRQYAAGELDVTQI; translated from the coding sequence GTGCTGAGCACGATGCAGGACGTACCACTGCTGATCTCGAGGATCTTGACCCATGGGTCGACGATCCACGGTTCATCCCAGGTGATCACCTGGACCGGGGAGAGCGAGCCGCACCGACGCTCGTTCGCCGAGATCGGAGCCCGGGCCGCCCAGCTGGCGCACGCGCTGCGCGACGACCTCGGAGTCCGCGACGACGACCGGGTCGCGACGCTGATGTGGAACAACGCCGAGCACGTCGAGGCGTACTACGCGATCCCCGCCATGGGCGCGATCCTCCACACACTGAACCTCCGGCTGCCTCCCGAGCAGCTCGTCTGGATCGTCAACCACGCCGCCGACCGCGTGGTCGTGGCCAACGGTTCGCTGCTCCCGCTGCTCGCGCCGCTGCTCCCGCACCTCAAGTCGGTCGAGCACGTGGTTGTCTCCGGCCCCGGCGACCGTTCGCTGCTGGACGGGGCGACGGTCCAGGTGCACGAGTACGACGACCTGATCGCGGGTAAGCCGGACAGCTACGACTGGCCCGAGCTCGACGAACGCCAGGCCGCGGCCATGTGTTACACCTCCGGCACGACCGGCGACCCCAAGGGCGTCATCTACTCGCACCGGTCCATCTACCTGCACTCGATGCAGGTCAACATGACGCAGTCCATGGGCCTCACCGACGGGGACACGTCCCTCGTCGTGGTCCCGCAGTTCCACGTGAACGCCTGGGGCCTGCCGCACGCGATGTTCATGACCGGCGTGAACGTGCTGATGCCGGACCGTTTCCTGCAGCCCGCGCCGCTCGCCGAGATGATCGAGAGCGAGCGTCCGACGCACGCGGCCGCCGTCCCCACCATCTGGCAGGGGCTGCTCGCGGAGCTCAAGGCCAAGCCGCGTGACGTGAGTTCGCTGACCCAGGTCACCATCGGTGGCTCCGCCTGTCCGCCCGCTCTCATGACGGCGTTCGACGAGCTGGGCATGCGTGTCTGCCACGCCTGGGGCATGACGGAGACCTCACCGCTCGGTACGATCGCGCGGCCTCCGGCCCACGTGGAGGTGGGTTCGGACGAGGAGTTCGCGTACCGGCTCACCCAGGGCCGCTTCCCGGCCGGTGTCGAGGCCCGGCTGACCGGCCCGGGCGGCGAGCGACTGCCGTGGGACGGCGAGTCCGCCGGTGAGCTGGAGGTGCGGGGCCCCTGGATCGCGGGCGCGTACTACGGAGGTCAGGGCGCCGAAGTCCTGCGCCCCGCCGACAAGTTCAGCGAGGACGGCTGGCTCAAGACCGGTGACGTCGGCACGATCAGCGCCGACGGCTTCCTGACCCTCACCGACCGCGCCAAGGACGTCATCAAGTCCGGCGGAGAGTGGATCTCCTCGGTCGACCTGGAGAACGCCCTCATGGCCCACCCCGACGTCGCCGAGGCCGCGGTCGTCGCCGTCCCGGACGACAAGTGGGGTGAACGCCCCCTCGCCACCGTGGTGTTGAAGGAGGGCGCCAGCGCCGACTTCAACGACCTGCGGTCCTTCCTCGCGGGCGAGGGCAAGATCGCCAAGTGGCAGCTCCCCGAGCGCTGGACGATCATCGAGACCGTGCCGAAGACGAGCGTCGGCAAGTTCGACAAGAAGGTGCTGCGCAGGCAGTACGCGGCGGGCGAGCTGGACGTCACACAGATCTGA
- a CDS encoding SigE family RNA polymerase sigma factor, producing the protein MTTSVCTSASNAATRTHAYPSFSSYVKARQPVLLRTARSLTANPCDAEDLLQTALTKTYVAWERIEDHRALDGYVRRALLNTRTSQWRKRKVDEFACDELPEPQAPPAGDPAEHQALHDAMWRAIMKLPARQRAMVVLRYYEDLSEVQTADVLGVSVGTVKSAVSRALGKLREDPELGPVR; encoded by the coding sequence ATGACCACATCCGTCTGCACCAGCGCTTCGAATGCCGCGACGCGGACTCATGCGTACCCGTCGTTCTCCTCGTACGTGAAGGCCCGCCAACCGGTGTTGCTGCGTACCGCGCGCTCGCTGACCGCGAACCCGTGCGACGCGGAGGACCTGCTGCAGACCGCACTCACGAAGACGTACGTCGCGTGGGAGCGGATCGAGGACCACAGGGCGCTCGACGGCTACGTGCGGCGGGCGCTGCTGAACACGCGGACGTCGCAGTGGCGGAAGCGGAAGGTCGACGAGTTCGCGTGCGACGAACTGCCGGAGCCGCAGGCCCCGCCGGCCGGAGACCCGGCGGAGCACCAGGCGCTGCACGACGCGATGTGGCGCGCGATCATGAAGTTGCCCGCGCGGCAGCGGGCCATGGTCGTACTCAGGTACTACGAGGACCTGAGCGAGGTGCAGACCGCGGACGTGCTGGGCGTGTCGGTCGGAACGGTCAAGTCGGCCGTGTCGCGCGCCCTGGGAAAGCTCCGTGAGGACCCTGAGCTGGGCCCAGTGCGCTGA
- a CDS encoding glycoside hydrolase domain-containing protein, which yields MRWLRSHKVIVGLGFVLLLMGLTAAPPAEAGPWAPGALAPAGSHAPEPGARPGPLVYKGRAFDTCRAPSADTMRRWRASSYRAVGVYFGGRGRACRAQPHLSHRWMRTVHGQGWRVLPLYVGSQSTCVFAKHKRNVRIGGHPWKQGTAEARDAVRRAAALGIRPGSPLFLDMEAYAHRNKRCARSTLLFVRGWDREVSRQGYLPGFYSSAESGVRHIESARRAGVRDLPAVMWFARWGVRAQLDKEPVLRRTAWAPARRIHQYAGNVRERHGGRTLLIDRNVMHAPVARIG from the coding sequence ATGCGTTGGCTGCGTTCTCACAAGGTGATCGTCGGACTCGGATTCGTGCTGCTCCTGATGGGGCTCACGGCCGCACCCCCCGCGGAGGCGGGGCCATGGGCGCCGGGTGCCCTCGCACCGGCGGGTTCCCACGCCCCGGAGCCGGGCGCGAGACCCGGGCCGCTCGTCTACAAGGGCCGTGCGTTCGACACCTGTCGGGCGCCGTCCGCGGACACCATGCGGCGGTGGCGGGCGTCCTCGTACCGGGCCGTGGGCGTCTACTTCGGCGGTCGCGGACGGGCCTGCCGGGCCCAGCCCCATCTGAGTCACCGCTGGATGCGGACGGTGCACGGCCAGGGCTGGCGCGTGCTGCCGTTGTACGTGGGCTCGCAGTCGACCTGTGTGTTCGCGAAGCACAAGAGGAACGTCCGGATCGGCGGGCATCCCTGGAAGCAGGGGACGGCGGAGGCGCGTGACGCGGTGAGGAGGGCGGCGGCGCTCGGCATCCGTCCGGGGAGCCCGCTCTTCCTGGACATGGAGGCCTATGCGCATCGGAACAAGAGGTGTGCCCGCTCCACGCTCCTGTTCGTGCGCGGATGGGACCGGGAGGTGTCGCGCCAGGGGTATCTGCCGGGCTTCTACAGCAGTGCCGAGTCGGGCGTGCGCCACATCGAGAGCGCGCGGCGGGCCGGTGTGCGGGATCTGCCGGCGGTGATGTGGTTCGCACGGTGGGGAGTGCGGGCCCAGCTCGACAAGGAGCCCGTCCTGCGGAGGACCGCGTGGGCGCCCGCGCGGCGCATCCACCAGTACGCGGGCAACGTACGCGAACGGCACGGCGGCCGCACGCTGCTGATCGACCGCAATGTGATGCACGCGCCCGTCGCGCGCATCGGCTGA
- a CDS encoding lipid-transfer protein produces MSVRTKDSLGGRAAVVGIGATEFSKDSGRSELRLAVEAVRAALDDAGLTPGDVDGMVTFTMDTSPEITVAQAAGMGELSFFSRIHYGGGAACATVQQAALAVASGVAEVVVCYRAFNERSGRRFGSGVQRREPSAEGAALGWALPFGLLTPASWVAMAAQRYLHTYGLTPEAFGHVAVVDRKYAATNPAAYFHGRPITLADHAASRWIVEPLRLLDCCQETDGGQALVVTSVERARDLPHSPAVITAAAQGAGRAQEQMTSFYRDDLTGLPEMGVVARQLWRTSGLTPAEIDVGILYDHFTPFVLTQLEEFGFCKPGEAADFVAEERLPLNTHGGQLGEAYLHGMNGVAEGVRQLRGSAVNQIPGARRVLVTAGTGVPTSGLILGSDDRG; encoded by the coding sequence ATGAGCGTACGGACGAAGGACAGCCTCGGCGGGCGGGCGGCCGTCGTCGGGATCGGGGCCACCGAGTTCTCCAAGGACTCGGGGCGCAGCGAGCTGCGGCTCGCGGTGGAGGCGGTGCGGGCAGCGCTGGACGACGCAGGGCTCACGCCGGGCGATGTGGACGGCATGGTGACGTTCACGATGGACACGAGTCCCGAGATCACCGTCGCCCAGGCAGCCGGCATGGGGGAGCTGTCCTTCTTCTCCCGGATCCACTACGGCGGCGGGGCGGCCTGCGCGACCGTCCAGCAGGCCGCGCTCGCCGTGGCCTCGGGGGTGGCCGAGGTGGTGGTCTGCTACCGGGCGTTCAACGAACGGTCGGGGCGGAGATTCGGCTCCGGGGTGCAGCGGCGGGAGCCGTCGGCCGAGGGCGCCGCACTCGGCTGGGCGCTGCCCTTCGGACTGCTCACGCCCGCGTCCTGGGTGGCGATGGCGGCCCAGCGCTATCTGCACACGTACGGGCTGACCCCCGAGGCGTTCGGGCATGTGGCGGTCGTGGACCGGAAGTACGCGGCGACCAACCCGGCGGCGTACTTCCACGGCAGACCGATCACGCTCGCTGACCATGCCGCTTCGCGCTGGATCGTCGAGCCGTTGCGGCTGCTCGACTGCTGTCAGGAGACCGACGGCGGTCAGGCCCTGGTCGTCACCTCGGTGGAGCGGGCGCGCGACCTGCCGCATTCGCCGGCCGTGATCACCGCGGCCGCCCAGGGCGCGGGGCGGGCGCAGGAGCAGATGACCAGCTTCTACCGGGACGACCTGACGGGGCTGCCCGAGATGGGCGTGGTGGCCCGGCAGCTGTGGCGCACGTCGGGGCTGACGCCGGCCGAGATCGACGTCGGGATCCTGTACGACCACTTCACGCCGTTCGTGCTGACACAGCTGGAGGAGTTCGGGTTCTGCAAGCCTGGTGAGGCCGCGGACTTCGTGGCGGAGGAACGGCTGCCGTTGAACACCCACGGCGGGCAGCTCGGTGAGGCGTATCTGCACGGGATGAACGGAGTGGCGGAGGGAGTACGACAACTGCGCGGTTCGGCGGTGAACCAGATACCGGGAGCCCGTCGCGTGCTGGTGACCGCCGGGACGGGCGTTCCGACGTCGGGGCTGATCCTGGGTTCGGACGATCGGGGCTGA
- a CDS encoding MaoC family dehydratase encodes MRVGDALPPLEIEITRTLVVAGAIASRDYQDVHHDAELARQKGSPDIFMNILTTNGLVGRYITDHFGPRAVLRGVAIRLGAPNYPGDTMVLTGRVEDVRGDTATVRVVGANGIGRHVTGTVTVTVTVPRADTGAAPATDPAAVQDAEGRT; translated from the coding sequence GTGCGCGTTGGTGATGCGCTGCCGCCCCTGGAGATCGAGATCACCCGCACACTCGTCGTCGCCGGGGCGATCGCCTCGCGCGACTACCAGGACGTGCATCACGACGCGGAGCTGGCACGGCAGAAGGGCTCGCCGGACATCTTCATGAACATCCTGACGACCAACGGACTGGTCGGACGCTACATCACGGACCATTTCGGGCCCCGGGCCGTGCTGCGGGGGGTGGCGATCAGGCTCGGTGCGCCCAACTACCCGGGCGACACCATGGTGCTGACCGGCAGGGTGGAGGACGTCCGGGGTGACACGGCGACGGTACGGGTCGTCGGCGCCAACGGCATCGGCAGACATGTCACGGGGACGGTCACGGTCACGGTCACGGTGCCGCGGGCGGATACCGGCGCTGCCCCGGCTACGGACCCGGCCGCGGTCCAGGACGCGGAGGGCCGGACATGA
- a CDS encoding acyl-CoA dehydrogenase family protein codes for MDFTPTEEQAAARDLAARIFGDLSTHERLTATGTDSDDELWKTLCEAGLPAAVQDTGLLGLVLLLEEQGRTTAQVPFAASCVYGLLAVSAHGSAEQRERLLPGIAEGTVVVTGALPEAAVRVGPPGRLSGVVPVVPWLRDATHVLVADDEHRLWLVRTLDARCDPVELTAPWAAGRLTLDTSPGERLGDPDGSGRGVSERGVAAYDDVLASARTAFAGLQAGVCAGSVARAVEYTNTREQFGRPLAAKQGVQLRAADAYMDTEAIRVTAYEAAWRRDEGLDYATHALTAAWWASEAGHRVVHAGQHLHGGMGADLEHPVHRHFLWGRQLEAYLGGGSELLQELGELIVHGEGDS; via the coding sequence ATGGACTTCACACCGACGGAGGAGCAGGCGGCGGCTCGTGACCTGGCCGCGCGGATCTTCGGTGACCTGTCCACGCACGAGCGGCTGACCGCCACCGGGACGGACAGCGACGACGAGTTGTGGAAGACGTTGTGTGAGGCGGGGCTGCCGGCCGCCGTCCAGGACACAGGGCTTCTCGGGCTGGTGCTTCTCCTGGAGGAGCAGGGGCGGACGACGGCTCAGGTGCCCTTCGCGGCGAGCTGTGTCTACGGGCTGCTCGCCGTGTCGGCGCACGGTTCGGCGGAGCAGCGGGAGCGGCTGCTGCCGGGAATCGCGGAGGGGACCGTGGTGGTGACCGGCGCTCTGCCCGAGGCCGCCGTACGGGTCGGCCCGCCCGGGAGGCTGAGCGGTGTGGTCCCCGTCGTGCCCTGGCTCCGCGATGCCACGCACGTGCTCGTCGCCGACGACGAGCACCGGTTGTGGCTCGTACGGACCCTCGACGCCCGGTGTGACCCCGTGGAGTTGACGGCCCCCTGGGCCGCCGGACGCCTGACGCTGGACACGTCACCGGGCGAGCGCCTCGGCGACCCGGACGGAAGCGGGAGGGGCGTCTCGGAGAGAGGTGTCGCGGCGTACGACGACGTGCTGGCCAGTGCGCGAACGGCCTTCGCGGGGCTGCAGGCAGGGGTGTGCGCGGGCTCGGTGGCCAGGGCGGTCGAGTACACCAACACCCGCGAGCAGTTCGGACGACCGCTCGCCGCCAAGCAGGGGGTGCAACTCCGGGCCGCCGACGCGTACATGGACACCGAGGCGATACGGGTCACGGCCTACGAAGCGGCGTGGCGACGGGACGAAGGGCTGGACTACGCCACACATGCGCTGACCGCCGCATGGTGGGCGTCGGAGGCGGGGCACCGCGTCGTCCACGCGGGACAGCATCTGCACGGCGGAATGGGAGCCGACCTCGAACATCCCGTGCACCGGCACTTCCTGTGGGGACGGCAGCTGGAGGCGTATCTGGGAGGCGGGAGCGAACTGCTCCAGGAGCTGGGGGAGCTGATCGTGCACGGTGAGGGGGACTCATGA
- a CDS encoding bifunctional MaoC family dehydratase N-terminal/OB-fold nucleic acid binding domain-containing protein has protein sequence MGGAGGGYEDVYARLKAYEGCAAAVGGVGKDLVNAPMIRHWCEALGDTNPAYAGAEAVAPPTMLQAWTMGGLSGHEGRSEAYDELLGLLDGAGYTSVVATDCEQEYLRPLRPGDLITFDAVIESVSERKTTKLGTGYFVTTRMDVRAGGEPAGTHRFRILKYVPVGRARRDSPVTGRAEASEAGPVAAAGRRAAQPGADATTPRSERSGSERSLSERPRPVVNRDNAGFWEGVSRHRLLIQRCEECRTLRFPWLPGCNACGGMEWDTVEAAGEGTVYSYVVMHHPPFPAFDPPYAVGLVELAEGVRMISNVVGVPHDRVRIGMPVRLEFERVDEELELPVFRATEGSEV, from the coding sequence GTGGGCGGGGCCGGAGGCGGGTACGAGGACGTGTACGCGCGGTTGAAGGCGTACGAGGGGTGTGCGGCCGCCGTCGGAGGCGTGGGCAAGGACCTGGTCAACGCACCGATGATCCGGCACTGGTGCGAGGCGCTGGGAGACACGAATCCGGCGTACGCGGGAGCGGAGGCCGTGGCACCGCCCACGATGCTCCAGGCCTGGACGATGGGGGGCCTGTCCGGGCACGAGGGACGCTCCGAGGCGTACGACGAGCTGCTCGGGCTGCTCGACGGCGCCGGGTACACCTCGGTGGTGGCCACCGACTGCGAGCAGGAGTATCTGCGGCCGTTGCGGCCCGGGGACCTGATCACCTTCGACGCGGTGATCGAGTCGGTCTCCGAGCGCAAGACGACCAAGCTGGGCACGGGGTACTTCGTCACGACGCGGATGGATGTACGGGCAGGGGGCGAGCCGGCGGGGACGCACCGCTTCAGGATCCTCAAGTACGTGCCCGTTGGGCGGGCTCGGAGGGACAGCCCGGTGACGGGGAGGGCCGAGGCGTCGGAGGCCGGGCCGGTCGCGGCGGCCGGTCGGCGGGCGGCGCAGCCCGGGGCAGACGCGACAACTCCCCGCTCTGAGAGGTCTGGTTCCGAGCGCTCTCTTTCCGAGCGGCCCCGCCCCGTCGTCAATCGTGACAACGCCGGATTCTGGGAGGGCGTGTCGCGGCACCGGCTGCTCATACAGCGCTGCGAAGAGTGCAGGACACTGCGGTTCCCCTGGCTGCCGGGGTGCAACGCCTGCGGAGGCATGGAGTGGGACACGGTCGAGGCGGCGGGCGAGGGGACCGTCTATTCGTACGTGGTGATGCACCACCCGCCCTTCCCCGCCTTCGATCCTCCGTATGCCGTGGGGCTGGTCGAACTCGCCGAAGGCGTACGGATGATCAGCAATGTGGTGGGGGTGCCGCACGACAGGGTGCGGATCGGTATGCCGGTGCGGCTGGAGTTCGAGCGGGTGGACGAAGAGCTGGAGCTGCCGGTCTTCCGGGCCACCGAGGGGAGCGAAGTCTGA
- a CDS encoding acyl-CoA dehydrogenase family protein, with the protein MHLAPTERQRRLRAELRAYFRELMPEGPSATGPDGQRALLRRIGADGWLGLGWPEVYGGQGRGADEQFVFFDEAYRAGAPVSMVTLNTVGPTLMKYGTDEQKDFFLPRILRGELVFAIGYSEPSAGTDLASLRTRAVRVGREGGDGEDAGTRAGTGANGGSGGRDGAGAGGEWLVDGQKVFTSNAQHADWIWLACRTDPDAPKHKGISILLVPTDAPGFSWTPIETVGGLTTTATYYDGIRVPASRLVGEENGGWGLITNQLNHERVALAAIGMQAEDFYAAVLAAARTPDPVTGRRRVDEPWVRSKLAEVHARLAATRLLNWRLVGDVGAGRLAAGDASGVKVVGTESAVAVYRMCQEIVGSDALVRSGSPGVFEDGELERMNRAAQINTFGGGVSEVQREIVATMRLGMTRGRR; encoded by the coding sequence GTGCATCTCGCCCCCACCGAGCGCCAGCGACGACTGCGCGCCGAACTCCGCGCCTACTTCCGTGAGCTGATGCCGGAAGGGCCTTCCGCCACCGGGCCGGACGGACAGCGCGCGCTGTTGCGGCGGATCGGCGCCGACGGCTGGCTGGGGCTCGGCTGGCCTGAGGTGTACGGGGGCCAAGGGCGCGGTGCCGACGAGCAGTTCGTCTTCTTCGACGAGGCCTACAGGGCCGGCGCTCCGGTCTCCATGGTGACGCTGAACACGGTCGGGCCGACGCTCATGAAGTACGGGACCGACGAGCAGAAGGACTTCTTCCTGCCGCGGATTCTGCGCGGGGAGCTCGTGTTCGCGATCGGCTACAGCGAGCCCTCGGCGGGGACGGATCTTGCATCGTTGCGGACGCGGGCCGTGCGGGTCGGCCGCGAGGGCGGCGATGGCGAGGACGCTGGCACGAGGGCGGGCACGGGTGCAAATGGCGGCTCCGGAGGGAGAGATGGGGCGGGAGCCGGCGGCGAGTGGCTTGTCGACGGGCAGAAGGTGTTCACCTCCAACGCCCAGCACGCCGACTGGATCTGGCTCGCCTGCCGCACGGACCCCGACGCGCCGAAGCACAAGGGGATCTCGATCCTGTTGGTCCCCACGGACGCTCCGGGGTTCTCGTGGACGCCGATCGAGACGGTGGGCGGACTGACCACGACGGCCACGTACTACGACGGGATCCGGGTCCCGGCGTCCCGGCTCGTCGGTGAGGAGAACGGCGGCTGGGGGCTCATCACCAACCAGCTCAACCACGAGCGGGTCGCGCTCGCGGCCATCGGGATGCAGGCCGAGGACTTCTACGCGGCCGTACTGGCCGCCGCCCGAACGCCCGATCCGGTGACAGGGCGGCGCAGGGTTGACGAGCCCTGGGTGCGCTCGAAGCTGGCCGAGGTACATGCCCGCCTGGCGGCAACACGCCTGCTCAACTGGCGTTTGGTGGGTGATGTGGGGGCCGGTCGGCTGGCGGCCGGAGACGCCAGTGGCGTGAAAGTCGTGGGAACCGAATCGGCCGTCGCGGTGTACCGAATGTGTCAGGAAATTGTCGGATCGGACGCGCTGGTCCGTTCCGGTTCGCCGGGTGTCTTCGAGGACGGCGAGCTGGAGCGGATGAACAGAGCGGCGCAGATCAACACGTTCGGGGGCGGGGTGAGCGAGGTGCAGCGGGAGATCGTGGCGACGATGCGGCTCGGGATGACCAGGGGGCGGCGGTGA
- a CDS encoding bifunctional DNA primase/polymerase translates to MATIDRQATTLALAHALSAAERGLAVIPLSRTKLPALRSPHRDDPTAPPCHGECGRFGHGVYDASTDPHRIRELFTAAPWATGYGIACGLDPHHLIGIDLDTKSGTDSSAALRELALRHLFTIPETVVVLTPSGGRHLWLSGPPDVVVPNSAGRLAPGIDIRGAGGYLVGPGSRTEHGVYGTVPGTAHLAPAPCPTSLLRILMPPPRTHSTAAASANQQGQGLVQFVLAAHAGQRNTRLFWAACRAYENDLGPELTEALVDAAIRTGLTEREARSTITSASRMTSHRP, encoded by the coding sequence ATGGCCACCATAGACCGGCAGGCCACGACGCTGGCCCTCGCACACGCCCTGTCAGCCGCCGAACGCGGACTGGCCGTCATCCCGCTGTCCCGGACCAAACTCCCGGCGCTCCGCTCGCCCCATCGCGACGACCCGACGGCACCGCCCTGTCACGGTGAGTGCGGCCGCTTCGGGCACGGGGTGTACGACGCCTCGACCGACCCCCACCGCATACGCGAACTCTTCACCGCCGCCCCCTGGGCCACCGGCTACGGCATCGCCTGCGGCCTCGACCCGCACCACCTCATCGGCATAGACCTGGACACCAAGTCGGGTACGGACTCGTCCGCGGCTCTACGAGAACTGGCCCTGCGCCACCTGTTCACGATTCCCGAGACGGTCGTCGTACTGACCCCCAGCGGCGGCCGCCACCTCTGGCTGAGCGGCCCGCCCGACGTCGTCGTCCCCAACTCGGCGGGCCGACTGGCCCCGGGCATCGACATCCGCGGCGCCGGCGGCTACCTCGTCGGCCCGGGCTCACGCACCGAACACGGCGTCTACGGCACAGTCCCGGGCACAGCCCACCTGGCGCCGGCTCCCTGCCCGACCTCACTGCTGCGCATCCTCATGCCACCGCCCCGCACCCACTCCACCGCGGCCGCCTCGGCGAACCAACAGGGCCAGGGCCTCGTCCAGTTCGTCCTCGCAGCCCACGCGGGCCAGCGCAACACCCGCCTCTTCTGGGCGGCCTGCCGCGCGTACGAGAACGACCTCGGCCCGGAACTGACCGAAGCCCTGGTCGACGCCGCGATCCGCACGGGCCTCACCGAACGCGAGGCCCGCTCGACGATCACGTCGGCATCCCGCATGACAAGCCACCGCCCGTAG
- a CDS encoding transposase, with the protein MVNRAVLAHPLFTGISQHHLARLVEELAAPWQAGLEGRRHAARGGIRKRAEGAGARHQLVFVDRLVATLIHIRHDIPHAGPGLLFGVDRSTITRAIAETRPLLAARGCAVPDRPGLRLRTLTDVFAYAQTEGIELRLDATEIQVRRPPAGRGGRRAFVSGKKKQNTMKATVIADRRGRMLWTDALRPGRMHDATAARNEGIAVCFQHFPDVEVLLDDGCLGLSRDHRGQAITPPRKPRPGAPPSRVEQWERDRHWHSSDRITVEHALADHKRRKQLLRWTHRRDRLPDTYRAIANLVSDRTITA; encoded by the coding sequence ATGGTCAATCGGGCGGTGCTGGCGCATCCGCTGTTCACGGGGATCTCGCAGCATCATCTCGCGCGCTTGGTCGAGGAGTTGGCGGCGCCGTGGCAGGCCGGGCTGGAGGGCCGCCGTCATGCTGCGCGAGGCGGAATCCGCAAGCGGGCCGAAGGCGCCGGCGCCCGCCACCAGCTGGTCTTCGTCGACCGGCTGGTGGCCACTCTGATCCACATACGGCACGACATACCGCATGCGGGGCCGGGCCTGCTGTTCGGCGTCGACCGCTCCACCATCACCCGCGCGATCGCAGAGACACGACCGCTCCTGGCCGCGCGGGGATGCGCAGTCCCCGACCGCCCCGGCCTGCGACTTCGGACGCTGACGGATGTGTTCGCCTACGCCCAAACCGAGGGCATCGAGCTGCGGCTGGATGCCACCGAGATCCAGGTCCGCAGGCCACCGGCCGGCCGCGGCGGACGACGCGCGTTCGTCTCGGGCAAGAAGAAACAGAACACCATGAAGGCCACCGTCATCGCCGACCGGCGGGGCCGCATGCTATGGACCGACGCCCTGCGGCCTGGGCGTATGCACGACGCCACGGCCGCCCGCAACGAAGGCATCGCCGTCTGCTTCCAGCATTTCCCCGACGTCGAGGTCCTCTTGGACGACGGCTGTCTCGGCCTGAGCCGCGACCACCGCGGGCAAGCGATCACCCCGCCGAGAAAACCGCGGCCGGGAGCACCGCCCAGCAGAGTCGAACAGTGGGAACGTGACCGCCACTGGCACTCCTCCGACCGCATCACCGTCGAACACGCCCTGGCCGACCACAAACGCCGGAAGCAACTACTGCGCTGGACCCACCGACGCGACCGCCTGCCCGACACCTACCGCGCCATCGCCAACCTCGTCTCCGACCGCACCATCACCGCCTGA